A region from the Lates calcarifer isolate ASB-BC8 linkage group LG2, TLL_Latcal_v3, whole genome shotgun sequence genome encodes:
- the tubgcp4 gene encoding gamma-tubulin complex component 4 isoform X2 — translation MLQPYRQTLLDLEQEFLGDPHLTISHVNYKLDQFQLLFPSVMVVVETIKSQKIHGCQILETVYKHSCGGLPPVRMALEKILAVCHGVMYKQLAAWMLHGLLLDQSEEFFVKQGPSAGGAAANQDEEEEDLGLGGLSGKQLRELQDLRLIEEENMLAPSLQQFSLRTEMLPSYIPIRVAEKILFVGESVQMFENHNHSPSRAGSILKHQEDMFAAELHKLKQQPLFSLVDFENLIDRIRSTVAEHLWTLMVEESDLLEQLKIIKDFYLLGRGELYQVFIDLAQHMLKTPPTAVTEHDVNVAFQQAAHKVLLDDDNLLPLLHLTVDYQGKDSKEGSGPRDGATPPQDTSPREVPPTGWAALGLTYKVQWPLHILFTPAVLEKYNVVFRYLLSVRRVQSQLQHCWALQMQRKHLKSSQTDAVKWRLRNHMAFLIDNLQYYLQVDVLESQFSQLLQQINSTRDFESIRLAHDHFLSNLLAQSFILLKPVFHCLNEILELCHNFCSLVSQTVASLDERGTAQLDILVKGFRRQSSLLFKILSSVRNHQINSDLAQLLLRLDYNKYYTQAGGTLGSV, via the exons ATGCTGCAGCCATACAGACAGACCCTGCTTGACCTCGAACAAGAG ttccTTGGGGATCCACATCTGACAATATCCCATGTGAATTATAAGCTTGATCAG TTCCAGTTGCTGTTTCCATCTGTGATGGTGGTGGTAGAGACTATAAAATCACAGAAG ATCCATGGCTGTCAGATCCTGGAGACGGTGTACAAGCACAGCTGTGGGGGACTTCCTCCTGTTCGCATGGCCTTAGAAAA GATTCTTGCAGTGTGCCATGGTGTGATGTACAAGCAGCTAGCAGCTTGGATGTTACATGGATTGCTGTTGGACCAAAGTGAGGAGTTTTTCGTGAAGCAGGGGCCCAgtgctggaggagctgctgccaaccaggatgaggaagaggaggacctGGGACTGGGAGGCTTGAGTGGGAAACAACTCCGAGAACTTCAGGACCTG AGGCTGATCGAGGAGGAGAACATGCTGGCTCCATCTCTGCAGCAGTTCTCTCTGCGAACAGAGATGCTGCCTTCTTACATTCCCATCCGAGTTGCTGAGAAAATCCTTTTTGTGGGAGAATCTGTCCAGATGTTTgaaaaccacaaccacagcccATCTAGAGCTG gCTCCATACTGAAACACCAGGAGGACATGTTTGCTGCCGAGTTGCACAAACTCAAACAGCAGCCTCTTTTCAGCCTGGTGGATTTTGAAAATCTCATTGATCGCATCAGGAGCACAGTGGCAGAG CATCTCTGGACTTTAATGGTGGAGGAATCAGATCTGCTTGAACAGCTCAAG atcATCAAAGACTTCTACTTGCTGGGTCGTGGAGAGCTCTACCAGGTTTTTATTGACCTTGCACAGCACATGCTGAAGACGCCTCCGACAGCTGTGACAGAGCACG ATGTAAATGTGGCCTTTCAGCAGGCAGCTCATAAGGTGCTACTGGACGACGACAACctcctgcctctgctgcacCTCACAGTCGACTACCAGGGCAAAGACAGCAAAG AGGGGTCAGGCCCCAGAGACGGAGCCACTCCCCCACAGGACACCTCCCCTCGTGAAGTCCCTCCCACAGGCTGGGCAGCTCTCGGCCTCACCTACAAGGTCCAGTGGCCTCTGCACATCCTCTTCACCCCTGCTGTCCTGGAGAA ATATAACGTTGTGTTCAGGTACCTGCTGAGTGTTCGGCGGGTGCAGTCGCAGCTGCAGCACTGCTGGGCTCTACAGATGCAGAGGAAACACCTCAAGTCCAGCCAGACAGATGCTGTGAAATGGAGACTACGCAACCACATGGCATTCTTGATCGACAACCTGCAGTACTATTTGCAG GTGGACGTCCTGGAGTCTCAGttctctcagctgctgcagcagatcaACTCTACCAGAGACTTTGAGAGCATCAGACTGGCCCACGACCATTTTCTCAGTAACCTGCTCGCCCAgtccttcatcctcctcaagCCG GTattccactgtctgaatgaaatCCTGGAGTTGTGTCATAATTTCTGCTCACTGGTCAGTCAGACTGTGGCGTCTCTAGACGAGAGGGGAACTGCTCAGCTGGACATACTGGTCAAG GGCTTCAGACGGCAGTCGTCCTTACTGTTCAAAATCCTTTCAAGTGTGAGGAATCATCAGATAAACTCTGACCTGGCTCAGCTGTTACTGCGACTTGACTACAACAAGTACTACACACAGGCTGGAGGAACCCTGGGCAG tgtttaa
- the tubgcp4 gene encoding gamma-tubulin complex component 4 isoform X1: MIHELLLALSGYPGTIFTWNKRTGLQVSQDLPFLHPSETSVLNRLCKLGSDYIRFTEFIEQHTGHVHQQEHHTNQSNQTGLHGIYLRAFCTGLDSMLQPYRQTLLDLEQEFLGDPHLTISHVNYKLDQFQLLFPSVMVVVETIKSQKIHGCQILETVYKHSCGGLPPVRMALEKILAVCHGVMYKQLAAWMLHGLLLDQSEEFFVKQGPSAGGAAANQDEEEEDLGLGGLSGKQLRELQDLRLIEEENMLAPSLQQFSLRTEMLPSYIPIRVAEKILFVGESVQMFENHNHSPSRAGSILKHQEDMFAAELHKLKQQPLFSLVDFENLIDRIRSTVAEHLWTLMVEESDLLEQLKIIKDFYLLGRGELYQVFIDLAQHMLKTPPTAVTEHDVNVAFQQAAHKVLLDDDNLLPLLHLTVDYQGKDSKEGSGPRDGATPPQDTSPREVPPTGWAALGLTYKVQWPLHILFTPAVLEKYNVVFRYLLSVRRVQSQLQHCWALQMQRKHLKSSQTDAVKWRLRNHMAFLIDNLQYYLQVDVLESQFSQLLQQINSTRDFESIRLAHDHFLSNLLAQSFILLKPVFHCLNEILELCHNFCSLVSQTVASLDERGTAQLDILVKGFRRQSSLLFKILSSVRNHQINSDLAQLLLRLDYNKYYTQAGGTLGSV, encoded by the exons GTGTCCCAGGACCTGCCCTTCCTTCACCCCAGTGAGACCAGTGTCCTCAACCGTCTCTGTAAACTGGGCTCTGACTACATACGCTTTACAGAGTTCATAGAACAACACACTGGCCATGTCCATCAACAA GAGCATCACACGAACCAGTCCAACCAGACTGGACTTCATGGGATTTACCTGCGGGCTTTCTGCACAGGCCTGGACTCTATGCTGCAGCCATACAGACAGACCCTGCTTGACCTCGAACAAGAG ttccTTGGGGATCCACATCTGACAATATCCCATGTGAATTATAAGCTTGATCAG TTCCAGTTGCTGTTTCCATCTGTGATGGTGGTGGTAGAGACTATAAAATCACAGAAG ATCCATGGCTGTCAGATCCTGGAGACGGTGTACAAGCACAGCTGTGGGGGACTTCCTCCTGTTCGCATGGCCTTAGAAAA GATTCTTGCAGTGTGCCATGGTGTGATGTACAAGCAGCTAGCAGCTTGGATGTTACATGGATTGCTGTTGGACCAAAGTGAGGAGTTTTTCGTGAAGCAGGGGCCCAgtgctggaggagctgctgccaaccaggatgaggaagaggaggacctGGGACTGGGAGGCTTGAGTGGGAAACAACTCCGAGAACTTCAGGACCTG AGGCTGATCGAGGAGGAGAACATGCTGGCTCCATCTCTGCAGCAGTTCTCTCTGCGAACAGAGATGCTGCCTTCTTACATTCCCATCCGAGTTGCTGAGAAAATCCTTTTTGTGGGAGAATCTGTCCAGATGTTTgaaaaccacaaccacagcccATCTAGAGCTG gCTCCATACTGAAACACCAGGAGGACATGTTTGCTGCCGAGTTGCACAAACTCAAACAGCAGCCTCTTTTCAGCCTGGTGGATTTTGAAAATCTCATTGATCGCATCAGGAGCACAGTGGCAGAG CATCTCTGGACTTTAATGGTGGAGGAATCAGATCTGCTTGAACAGCTCAAG atcATCAAAGACTTCTACTTGCTGGGTCGTGGAGAGCTCTACCAGGTTTTTATTGACCTTGCACAGCACATGCTGAAGACGCCTCCGACAGCTGTGACAGAGCACG ATGTAAATGTGGCCTTTCAGCAGGCAGCTCATAAGGTGCTACTGGACGACGACAACctcctgcctctgctgcacCTCACAGTCGACTACCAGGGCAAAGACAGCAAAG AGGGGTCAGGCCCCAGAGACGGAGCCACTCCCCCACAGGACACCTCCCCTCGTGAAGTCCCTCCCACAGGCTGGGCAGCTCTCGGCCTCACCTACAAGGTCCAGTGGCCTCTGCACATCCTCTTCACCCCTGCTGTCCTGGAGAA ATATAACGTTGTGTTCAGGTACCTGCTGAGTGTTCGGCGGGTGCAGTCGCAGCTGCAGCACTGCTGGGCTCTACAGATGCAGAGGAAACACCTCAAGTCCAGCCAGACAGATGCTGTGAAATGGAGACTACGCAACCACATGGCATTCTTGATCGACAACCTGCAGTACTATTTGCAG GTGGACGTCCTGGAGTCTCAGttctctcagctgctgcagcagatcaACTCTACCAGAGACTTTGAGAGCATCAGACTGGCCCACGACCATTTTCTCAGTAACCTGCTCGCCCAgtccttcatcctcctcaagCCG GTattccactgtctgaatgaaatCCTGGAGTTGTGTCATAATTTCTGCTCACTGGTCAGTCAGACTGTGGCGTCTCTAGACGAGAGGGGAACTGCTCAGCTGGACATACTGGTCAAG GGCTTCAGACGGCAGTCGTCCTTACTGTTCAAAATCCTTTCAAGTGTGAGGAATCATCAGATAAACTCTGACCTGGCTCAGCTGTTACTGCGACTTGACTACAACAAGTACTACACACAGGCTGGAGGAACCCTGGGCAG tgtttaa